The following coding sequences are from one Lolium rigidum isolate FL_2022 chromosome 6, APGP_CSIRO_Lrig_0.1, whole genome shotgun sequence window:
- the LOC124660491 gene encoding probable anion transporter 3, chloroplastic yields the protein MAPPGQLLPLTRSLLPPFLSARRRPTRAQPPPPPPWQPRRLLCSAPLQPLRPLARTRPASAPPAASAAGGGEAQAVAAEFMTSERVKVAAMLGLALALCNADRVVMSVAIVPLSQAYGWTPSFAGVVQSSFLWGYLISPIIGGALVDYYGGRRVMAYGVALWSFATFLSPWAASRSLWLFISTRVLLGVAEGVALPCMNNMVLRWFPRTERSSAVGIAMAGFQLGNTIGLLLSPIIMSRAGIFGPFVIFGLFGFLWVLVWISAISGTPAEHPQISAYELEYITKGQKLVKPKVQGEKLRKVPPFSKLLSKWPTWALISANAMHSWGYFVILSWMPVYFKTIFHVNLREAAWFSAIPWVMMAVLGYVAGVVSDRLIRNGTSITLTRKIMQTIGFVGPGIALLGLNAAKSPAIASAWLTVAVGLKSFGHSGFLVNLQEIAPQYAGVLHGMSNTAGTFAAILGTIGAGFFVDRMGSFRGFIILTSLLYFSSALFWDIFATGERVDFDGTG from the exons ATGGCCCCTCCCGGCCAACTGCTCCCCTTGACCCGCTCGCTTCTGCCTCCCTTCCTCTCCGCCCGCCGTCGCCCCACCCGCGCCcaaccaccgcctccgcctccatggcagccgcgccgcctcctgtGCTCTGCTCCTCTCCAGCCGCTCCGGCCTCTGGCCAGGACCCGTCCCGCTTCTGCGCCTCCTGCAGCctccgcggccggcggcggcgaggcccagGCCGTGGCGGCCGAGTTCATGACCTCTGAGAGGGTGAAGGTGGCAGCGATGCTGGGGCTGGCCCTCGCGCTCTGCAACGCCGACCGCGTCGTCATGTCCGTCGCCATCGTCCCGCTCTCCCAGGCCTACGGCTGGACCCCGTCCTTCGCCGGCGTCGTGCAG TCATCCTTCCTTTGGGGATATCTGATATCACCTATAATTGGTGGAGCGCTTGTTGACTACTATGGCGGGAGGCGAGTCATGGCTTATGGTGTGGCTTTATGGTCCTTCGCCACATTCCTTTCCCCTTGGGCAGCAAGTCGCTCACTGTGGTTGTTCATCTCAACCAGAGTTCTGCTCGGTGTTGCAGAAGGAGTGGCATTGCCATGTATGAACAATATGGTGCTAAG GTGGTTTCCTCGCACTGAACGATCTAGTGCGGTCGGGATTGCCATGGCTGGTTTTCAGCTTGGAAATACCATTGGCTTACTTCTTTCTCCTATCATCATGTCACGAGCTGGAATATTTGGACCATTTGTGATTTTTGGCTTGTTTGGATTTCTGTGGGTGCTGGTCTGGATATCTGCTATATCAGGAACTCCTGCTGAACATCCTCAAATATCAGCATATGAACTAGAGTATATAACCAAGGGTCAGAAATTGGTGAAACCTAAAGTTCAAGGTGAAAAACTAAGAAAGGTCCCTCCCTTCAGCAAACTACTTTCTAAATGGCcgacctgggctttgatttctgcAAACGCTATGCATAGCTGG GGCTATTTCGTCATCCTTTCATGGATGCCAGTGTATTTCAAAACA ATATTTCATGTCAATCTGAGAGAAGCTGCATGGTTTAGTGCGATTCCCTGGGTTATGATGGCAGTTTTAGGCTATGTGGCTGGTGTTGTATCAGACAGACTTATCAGAAATGGCACAAGCATTACTTTAACTCGGAAGATCATGCAG ACAATTGGCTTTGTGGGTCCTGGTATTGCCCTTCTTGGCTTAAATGCAGCAAAGAGTCCAGCAATTGCTTCAGCTTGGCTAACAGTCGCTGTCGGTTTGAAGTCCTTTGGTCACTCAGGATTCCTAGTAAATCTTCAG GAGATTGCACCACAATATGCTGGAGTGCTACATG GAATGTCAAATACGGCTGGAACATTTGCTGCCATTTTAGGAACTATTGGAGCAGGATTCTTTGTTGATCGGATGGGCTCTTTTCGTGGCTTTATAATATTAACATCACTTTTATACTTCAGCAGTGCACTGTTTTGGGATATCTTTGCTACTGGAGAGCGTGTTGATTTTGATGGCACTGGCTAG
- the LOC124667414 gene encoding sedoheptulose-1,7-bisphosphatase, chloroplastic, translated as METVAAAGYARGAATRSPACCAAMSFSQSYRPKAARPATSFYGESLRANTARTSLPGRQSKAASRAALTTRCAIGDSLEEFLTKATPDKNLIRLLICMGEAMRTIAFKVRTASCGGTACVNSFGDEQLAVDMLADKLLFEALEYSHVCKYACSEEVPELQDMGGPVEGGFSVAFDPLDGSSIVDTNFTVGTIFGVWPGDKLTGVTGGDQVAAAMGIYGPRTTFVVALKDCPGTHEFLLLDEGKWQHVKDTTTISEGKMFSPGNLRATFDNPDYDKLVNYYVKEKYTLRYTGGMVPDVNQIIVKEKGIFTNVTSPTAKAKLRLLFEVAPLGFLIEKAGGHSSDGKQSVLDKVITQLDERTQVAYGSKNEIIRFEETLYGSSRLASAAVGATV; from the exons ATGGAGACCGTCGCGGCCGCCGGTTACGCCCGCGGGGCCGCCACGCGCTCCCCTGCGTGCTGCGCCGCCATGTCCTTCTCGCAGTCCTACAGGCCCAAG GCTGCCAGGCCGGCGACCTCGTTCTACGGCGAGTCGCTGCGCGCGAACACGGCGAGGACGTCGCTCCCGGGGAGGCAGTCCAAGGCGGCGAGCCGCGCGGCGCTCACCACCCGGTGCGCGATCGGGGACAGCCTG GAGGAGTTCCTCACCAAGGCGACGCCCGACAAGAACCTCATCAGGCTGCTCATCTGCATGGGCGAGGCGATGAGGACGATCGCCTTCAAGGTCAGGACCGCGTCCTGCGGCGGCACGGCGTGCGTCAACTCCTTCGGCGACGAGCAGCTCGCCGTCGACATGCTCGCCGACAAGCTCCTCTTCGAG GCGTTGGAGTACTCCCATGTCTGCAAGTATGCGTGCTCCGAGGAAGTGCCTGAGCTCCAGGACATGGGTGGCCCAGTCGAAG GCGGATTCAGTGTTGCGTTCGATCCCCTTGACGGCTCCAGCATCGTGGACACCAACTTCACCGTGGGAACCATCTTCGGCGTCTGGCCGGGCGACAAGCTGACGGGCGTCACCGGTGGCGACCAAGTTGCTGCTGCCATGGGAATCTACGGCCCTCGCACCACTTTCGTTGTTGCCCTCAAGGACTGTCCTGGAACACATGAATTCCTCCTCCTTGACGAAG GCAAATGGCAGCATGTTAAGGACACCACGACCATCAGTGAAGGGAAAATGTTCTCCCCTGGTAACTTGAGGGCCACATTCGATAACCCTGACTACGACAAG CTTGTCAACTACTATGTCAAGGAGAAGTACACGCTGCGTTACACCGGAGGAATGGTTCCTGATGTCAACCAG ATCATCGTGAAGGAGAAGGGCATCTTCACCAACGTGACGTCGCCCACGGCCAAGGCGAAGCTGCGGCTGCTGTTCGAGGTGGCGCCGCTGGGGTTCCTGATCGAGAAGGCCGGCGGGCACAGCAGCGACGGCAAGCAGTCGGTGCTGGACAAGGTGATCACCCAGCTCGACGAGCGGACCCAGGTGGCCTACGGGTCCAAGAACGAGATCATCCGGTTCGAGGAGACGCTCTACGGCTCCTCCAGACTCGCCAGCGCCGCCGTCGGCGCCACCGTCTGA